The Leptospira sp. WS60.C2 genome includes the window TTTCCTATCTTAAAAAAACTGAGTCCATTGTTTTACCAGTGATTCAGTCTTTTTTCCAAAATCCTAATTTGGATGATGGGTTGCTAATGGTCACAAAAGGCAAGTTAGTGGAAGAAATCAATCGTAGGAATGACAATCCTTCTGCTTTAGGTTCAAGAAAAGCAAAAGAATCTATGTTTCGTGGGACTATTGCCGGGACTTCCATGAAAAAGGAAAATTTGGAAACAATTCAAAAGCAGGACTTGCTTACATTCCAAAAAGAAATTTTAAATGAATCCAAAAGAAGATTACTGATCACAGGGGACTTCAATTTACAATCCTGGGACAGTTTTTTTTCAAAAACAGCCAAAATAGAAAAAACAACTGAAGAATTAATCACCCCAGATCTTTTGAGTGCCAATGTAACCAAGGAAGGAAAAGAGATTCGCCTTGTCACAAAAGATGTAAACCAAACCTTTATTTCAATGATGGGAGTTTTGCCAGCTCACAACCATCCTGATTTTTATGCGATTCAAGTTTTGAATTATATCATTGGTGCGGGAGGATTTAACTCGTATTATATGAGAGAGATTCGAAACAATCGTGGCCTTGCTTATTCTGCAGGAAGTAATACAGATTTCCAAGAAAATTATGGAACAATTCAATTTTATGCCATGACCAAATCGGAATCGGCAAAAGAAGTACTGTCCCTTATGAAAGAACTCATCCAACCAAAACTTATCAATGCATTGACTGAGGAAGAGTTGGCTCGTGCCAAAAATGCAATTATTAGCCAATTTGTGTTTCAGTTTGCCGATGACAAACGAACCCTTGCAAGTGAAGTGAGACGTCGTGACCACCGTATGCCGGAAGGTTATCTGCAGAATTTTCGAAAAGAAATTGATAAGATCACACTTCTTGACTTGAGACGTGTTGGAAACTTGTATTTTCAATCGGAGAAAATGATCACCACCATCGTTGGTCCTAAAAACCTAACAAGTCAATTCGGTAGTTCTGTAAAACAAATCCAACCAGAAGATTGATGTTAACAGCAAGTTTCGAATACAAAGGAACCAAATTTGAGGGTATATCAGAAGGTGGAATTCGAACCTCCATCATCTGTCCTTCTCTTGATTTTATGTTTGATTTTGGATTTATCAATCCTGATAAAATTCACATTGGGAAAATTCTACTGACACATGCACACTTAGACCATTCTTGTGGGATCCCATATTATGTGTCGCAAAGAAGTTTAAGAAAACTACCTATTCCAAAAATATACGTACCAAAAGCTCTTGAGCCAAAACTCTCTCAAATTCTAAAACTCTATTCCGAAATTGAAGAATTTGATTATGAGTGTGAATTGATTGGACTTGAGTATGGAGATAGAGTGGAACTAAAGCCAGGTTATTATTTCAAACCATTACAAAGTTTCCATAGAGTTCCTTCTCAAGGATATACGGTTTACGAAACCAAACGGAAATTAAAGAAAGAATTTACAAATCTCCATTCAGATGAAATTCGAAAATCCAAAGAAAAAGGTGTAGATCCAACAGAAGAAGTAGCAACTCCGCTCGTATCATTTTCTGGCGACTCCAAAATTGAATATGTTTTGGAGAATGAAGATGTGCGAAAAAGTAAGGTTCTTTTTATGGAATGCACTTATTATTGTGATAAACGTGATGTGAGTCGTGCCAGGGAATGGGGGCATACTCACTTTGATGAAATCGTAGAACATGCATCCTCTTTTGAAAATGAGGCGATCGTACTCATACATCCCTCAAAACGATACAGCTACCGTGAGTTAAACGATTTACTCCGAAAAAAAGTCCCGAGTATCTTAAAAGATCGAATCAGCTTATTTTTGCCACCAAAACATGAAACCAAGACCTAGCATTTATATAGAAGGCTTAGAGCCTTTTATCGATTCCGATTTGGTATACAAACCAAATCCAATTTTTTCGGAGATGGAATCTTACGCCAAAATCAAAAACATTCCCATTGTCACTGCCGCAACTGGTGCGGTATTATCACAACTTGTTCGGTTTCTTTCCCCCAAACGGATTTTGGAATTGGGTACGGGAATTGGCTATTCTACACTTTGGATGGTAAATGGATTTAAGTCGGCACGGATTGTGACTGTCGATCGACATGAAGAACAAGCCAAAGCTCTAGATGAATATGCAAAAAAAATGGGACTCGAAAGCCAAATGGATGTTACTCGAGTGACTGCATCGGTTCTGGAGTATTTAGGGGATGAAAGTCTTTGGTTGGATGTTGACTTATTCTTTATTGACTGTGATAAAATTACCTATCCCACCATCTTTCGCACTTTGTGGCCCAAGGCAAAAAAGGGTGCTAGTTTTGTTTTTGATAATGTCCTGTGGCATGGTCGAGTGTTAAACCCTGATCCGAAAAAACCATCGGATATGGCCGTAATGGAACTTTGGAATGAGGTGAAATCCCAAGTTTCTGAATACACCTTATATCCTGTGGGTGATGGTTTACTCTTTTTTCAAAAGTAGAAAAAATAGTAGTCAAACTTCGTTCTTTTGTTGTATTCTGCTCCTTGGTTTAAGGAGAAACGTTTCGTGTTTAAAAAAAGTTTTTTGATACTTTGCATTTGTTGTTTTGGTCTTTCGATTTCCGCACAAGAATCGGGTGCACCCGAAAAAGGAAAGGAATCCTTTGAGGAATTGGACAAACTAGACCAAGGAACCAATTTAGAACGAAAACAATACAAGAACATTTCGGAAAACAACAAAGACCGTGTCATCAATTCTATCAAGTTGTTAACGATTGTTACGGCAAATTTTGGAGAGGAAGTACCGGATTC containing:
- a CDS encoding M16 family metallopeptidase — protein: MKRSIILLLVFVAPVFSREMGEFVKDIVIKPLEFEVPAITSQTNVSGVEVFSLKNAEFPIVYAEILIYHGKKHLGKRPTEIARLLEDTWELSGSTAYPKEKFLETLEFYGASFSVSVDYEKTTISLSYLKKTESIVLPVIQSFFQNPNLDDGLLMVTKGKLVEEINRRNDNPSALGSRKAKESMFRGTIAGTSMKKENLETIQKQDLLTFQKEILNESKRRLLITGDFNLQSWDSFFSKTAKIEKTTEELITPDLLSANVTKEGKEIRLVTKDVNQTFISMMGVLPAHNHPDFYAIQVLNYIIGAGGFNSYYMREIRNNRGLAYSAGSNTDFQENYGTIQFYAMTKSESAKEVLSLMKELIQPKLINALTEEELARAKNAIISQFVFQFADDKRTLASEVRRRDHRMPEGYLQNFRKEIDKITLLDLRRVGNLYFQSEKMITTIVGPKNLTSQFGSSVKQIQPED
- a CDS encoding MBL fold metallo-hydrolase → MLTASFEYKGTKFEGISEGGIRTSIICPSLDFMFDFGFINPDKIHIGKILLTHAHLDHSCGIPYYVSQRSLRKLPIPKIYVPKALEPKLSQILKLYSEIEEFDYECELIGLEYGDRVELKPGYYFKPLQSFHRVPSQGYTVYETKRKLKKEFTNLHSDEIRKSKEKGVDPTEEVATPLVSFSGDSKIEYVLENEDVRKSKVLFMECTYYCDKRDVSRAREWGHTHFDEIVEHASSFENEAIVLIHPSKRYSYRELNDLLRKKVPSILKDRISLFLPPKHETKT
- a CDS encoding O-methyltransferase, whose translation is MKPRPSIYIEGLEPFIDSDLVYKPNPIFSEMESYAKIKNIPIVTAATGAVLSQLVRFLSPKRILELGTGIGYSTLWMVNGFKSARIVTVDRHEEQAKALDEYAKKMGLESQMDVTRVTASVLEYLGDESLWLDVDLFFIDCDKITYPTIFRTLWPKAKKGASFVFDNVLWHGRVLNPDPKKPSDMAVMELWNEVKSQVSEYTLYPVGDGLLFFQK